Proteins from a genomic interval of Zingiber officinale cultivar Zhangliang chromosome 1B, Zo_v1.1, whole genome shotgun sequence:
- the LOC122040854 gene encoding probable calcium-binding protein CML35 has translation MAIKPNGYAGGKSLVEDVVTVEEFKEWLRRFDVDKDGRISGEELRRAITSIFGRLKGWSMGKRGIRYADANGDGFIGADEMDKLIEFARVQLALRIVCN, from the coding sequence ATGGCCATCAAGCCCAACGGGTACGCCGGCGGCAAGTCCTTAGTCGAGGACGTCGTCACGGTGGAAGAGTTCAAAGAGTGGCTGAGGAGGTTTGACGTCGACAAGGATGGTCGGATAAGCGGCGAGGAGCTGCGAAGGGCGATCACCAGCATCTTCGGGCGTCTCAAAGGTTGGAGCATGGGGAAGCGAGGGATCAGGTATGCCGACGCCAACGGAGATGGCTTCATCGGCGCGGATGAGATGGACAAATTGATAGAGTTTGCTCGGGTGCAGTTGGCTCTCAGGATCGTGTGTAACTAA